Proteins found in one Venturia canescens isolate UGA chromosome 6, ASM1945775v1, whole genome shotgun sequence genomic segment:
- the LOC122412628 gene encoding RRP15-like protein: protein MIVHESSAKRIKSLEKYRDSKAKEDKSEMSELKQSDNVEEDEDDHHIGTKESEGSGSENEKTTGNANAGWADVMQKILKTKKPKRKKSIVLSKAKKLNEVKHKEIVETVPFEIETETGEVKKEIVPKVEKKEDKSEATPLKRKRKDTQLGIRVKPSIKDREREKMLQKIATMGVVQLFNVVKQQQIDIDKKLDEVGPLERKREQVLKSIDKRAFLDVLMGGSKSITVDDPTKNTKVESTENNENDKVWSVLRDDFVMGAKLKDWDKKAPEDDNESTSSEEMDSD, encoded by the exons ATGATTGTACACGAAAGTTCTGCGAAAAGAATCAAATCTTTGGAAAAATACAGAG ACAGCAAAGCCAAAGAGGATAAGTCCGAGATGTCGGAGTTGAAGCAAAGCGATAATGTCgaagaggacgaggacgatCATCATATAGGTACAAAAGAAAGTGAGGGCTCGGGATcggaaaatgagaaaacaacGGGCAACGCAAACGCCGGTTGGGCGGATGTTATGCAAAAAATCTTAAAGACTAAAAAACccaaaaggaaaaaatctaTAGTGCTCTCCAAggcaaaaaagttgaatgaagTAAAACATAAAGAAATTGTTGAAACCGTAccgtttgaaattgaaacagAAACTGGTGAGGTAAAGAAAGAAATTGTAccaaaagtagaaaaaaaagaggataAAAGCGAAGCAACACCTctaaaaaggaaaagaaaagacACCCAACTCGGAATCAGAGTGAAGCCATCAATAAAGGATCGGGAAAGGGAAAAGATGCTTCAAAAAATAGCTACCAT GGGCGTTGTACAGCTGTTTAACGTAGTAAAACAGCAACAAATTGATATTGATAAGAAATTAGATGAAGTTGGTCCTTTGGAAAGAAAGCGAGAGCAGGTACTCAAGAGCATCGATAAACGAGCGTTTTTGGATGTCCTTATGGGAGGCTCCAAAAGTATTACAGTCGATGATCCAACAAAGAATACCAAGGTCGAAAGCACCGAAAATAATGAA aACGACAAAGTTTGGAGCGTGCTTCGAGATGATTTTGTAATGGGCGCTAAGCTCAAGGACTGGGACAAAAAAGCACCTGAGGACGACAACGAATCTACGTCGTCAGAAGAGATGGACAGTGATTAG
- the LOC122412626 gene encoding uncharacterized protein, translated as MSGNAEFAVGLGVASGPSLAAAQQGQGVAALLVMLAVLCFIFAYCCWGAPFCRSLCRRHCCCRLEDPEPDPRFGNSDQAMVATPTIILLPHGRMLVVDGTIFTQFQADTTGLDLVELGESVIRAQRNPRSINRHQLQSSQGSILEMDAETPSKDSLGSIGCFPPPTYESIYGKDEGDMPPSYSDILLHRFANLPYEIELHDHCHDGKEEMEMHSLDGCPYILSNPINTLTYPYTSVTSFSSQSFPRRNLSRNPSLISNPLDDYYVDNELGVYRIGRMNVSSIQDVSSNVDAPRSVVSTNANSGNVPPIVQHFPETESRYDIQHVHDDQTRCRSADNESTNTGNHERGITLGGNQVVQDSQNFRITEGSSSRRQNNDTEARRDRSYTPRNVHFQNFHDPQPESSQNANQPIDIIDNTISRPRHSRDYRDDDRSRNDETRARVEDDENNDFGALADIRESRV; from the exons ATGAGCGGAAACGCCGAGTTCGCGGTGGGGCTCGGAGTTGCGAGTGGGCCGAGTCTCGCAGCAGCTCAACAGGGCCAAGGAGTCGCAGCACTGTTGGTCATGCTAGCAGTTCTGTGCTTCATCTTTGCTTACTGCTGCTGGGGCGCACCTTTTTGTCGATCTCTTTGCCGAAGACACTGTTGTTGTCGTCTAGAAGATCCGGAACCGGATCCACGCTTCGGAAATAGTGATCAAGCGATGGTTGCAACACCAACGATCATTCTGTTGCCCCATGGCAGAATGCTCGTCGTCGATGGTACCATTTTTACACAGTTTCAAGCTGACACCACTG GTCTCGATCTCGTGGAACTTGGAGAAAGCGTTATTCGGGCTCAGAGAAATCCACGGAGCATAAATCGCCATCAGCTTCAAAGCAGTCAAGGCAGCATTCTGGAAATGGACGCTGAAACCCCTAGCAAAGACAGCCTCGGTTCTATAGGATGCTTCCCGCCGCCAACTTACGAGAGCATATATGGAAAAGATGAAGGCGACATGCCACCTTCGTACTCGGATATTTTACTTCACAG ATTTGCCAATCTGCCGTACGAGATCGAGCTACACGATCATTGTCACGATGGAAAAGAAGAAATGGAAATGCACAGTTTGGACGGCTGTCCTTACATCTTGTCGAATCCCATCAACACTTTGACTTATCCGTACACAAGCGTAACGAGCTTTTCAAGTCAGAGCTTTCCTCGTAGAAACTTATCTCGGAATCCATCGTTGATAAGCAATCCATTGGATGATTATTACGTCGATAACGAGCTTGGTGTTTATAGGATTGGTCGCATGAATGTCTCGTCGATACAAGACGTGAGTAGCAACGTGGATGCACCTAGAAGCGTTGTATCGACGAATGCCAATTCCGGCAACGTTCCACCGATCGTTCAGCATTTTCCAGAAACCGAGAGCAGGTACGATATTCAGCACGTTCACGATGATCAAACGAGATGTCGTTCAGCTGATAACGAATCTACGAACACGGGAAATCACGAGAGAGGAATTACGCTCGGTGGCAATCAAGTTGTCCAAGATAGTCAGAATTTTAGAATAACCGAAGGTTCGTCCTCGAGAAGACAAAATAACGATACTGAGGCAAGAAGGGATCGATCCTACACCCCGAGAAAcgttcattttcaaaattttcatgatcCGCAACCAGAGTCTTCTCAAAACGCTAATCAACCCATTGACATTATTGATAACACGATCTCAAGGCCGAGACACTCCAGGGATTATAGAGATGACGATCGATCGAGAAACGATGAAACCAGAGCTCGTGTCGAAGacgatgaaaataacgattttgGAGCACTCGCGGATATTCGGGAAAGCAGAGTTTAA